A genome region from Stenotrophomonas maltophilia includes the following:
- a CDS encoding S-(hydroxymethyl)glutathione dehydrogenase/class III alcohol dehydrogenase, which yields MKSRAAVAFGPGQPLEIVEIDVAPPKKGEVLVKITSTGVCHTDAFTLSGNDPEGLFPVVLGHEGAGIVVEVGEGVTSVKPGDHVIPLYTAECGECLFCKSGKTNLCVAVRATQGKGVMPDGTSRFSYNGQPLYHYMGCSTFSEYTVVAEVSLAKINPEANPEHVCLLGCGVTTGIGAVHNTAKVQEGDSVAVFGLGGIGLAVIQGARQAKAGRIIAVDTNPSKFELAKQFGATEFVNPKDYDRPVQEVIVEMTGWGVDHSFECIGNVNVMRSALECAHRGWGQSVVIGVAGAGQEISTRPFQLVTGRRWIGSAFGGVKGRSQLPGMVEDAMRGEIDLAPFVTHTMGLEAINEAFELMHEGKSIRTVINY from the coding sequence ATGAAATCCCGTGCAGCCGTTGCATTCGGTCCCGGTCAACCGCTCGAGATCGTCGAAATCGATGTTGCTCCGCCGAAGAAGGGCGAAGTACTGGTGAAGATCACCAGCACTGGTGTCTGCCATACCGACGCATTCACCCTGTCGGGCAATGACCCTGAAGGCCTGTTCCCGGTGGTGCTGGGCCATGAAGGCGCCGGCATCGTTGTCGAAGTGGGCGAGGGCGTGACCAGTGTGAAGCCCGGCGATCACGTCATCCCGCTGTACACCGCAGAATGCGGTGAGTGTCTGTTCTGCAAGAGCGGCAAGACCAACCTGTGCGTTGCCGTACGCGCCACCCAGGGTAAGGGTGTGATGCCTGATGGCACCAGCCGCTTCAGCTACAACGGCCAGCCGCTGTATCACTACATGGGCTGCTCGACCTTCAGCGAGTACACCGTCGTGGCCGAAGTCTCTCTGGCCAAGATCAATCCGGAAGCGAATCCGGAGCACGTCTGCCTGCTCGGTTGCGGTGTCACCACTGGCATTGGTGCGGTGCACAACACGGCCAAGGTGCAGGAAGGTGACAGCGTGGCCGTGTTCGGCCTCGGTGGCATCGGCCTGGCGGTGATCCAGGGTGCTCGTCAGGCGAAGGCTGGTCGCATCATCGCAGTGGACACCAACCCGTCCAAGTTCGAGTTGGCCAAGCAGTTCGGCGCAACCGAATTCGTGAACCCGAAGGATTACGACCGTCCGGTTCAAGAAGTCATCGTTGAGATGACCGGCTGGGGCGTCGATCACAGCTTCGAGTGCATCGGCAACGTCAATGTGATGCGTTCGGCGCTGGAGTGTGCACACCGCGGCTGGGGCCAGAGCGTTGTCATCGGTGTGGCCGGTGCTGGTCAGGAGATCTCCACCCGTCCGTTCCAGCTCGTGACCGGTCGTCGCTGGATTGGCAGCGCCTTCGGTGGTGTGAAGGGCCGTAGCCAGCTGCCTGGCATGGTCGAAGACGCCATGCGGGGTGAGATCGATCTGGCTCCGTTCGTGACCCATACGATGGGCCTGGAAGCAATCAACGAAGCCTTCGAACTCATGCACGAAGGCAAGTCCATTCGTACTGTCATCAACTACTGA
- a CDS encoding NAD(P)/FAD-dependent oxidoreductase, with translation MHRIVIVGGGAGGLELATQLGRKLGRSGRAKVTLVDARMTHLWKPLLHEVASGALDAAESELNYLAQASWNHFQFQLGRMTGLDQKSRKIELAPLYDEEGNVIAPRRSISYDTLVISVGSGTNDFGTPGAADHCLFLDDPDAAIAFQKRLLSEYMGAQARGKSETLEVAIVGAGATGVELAAELRDAARQFSAYGLDKISPENLKITLIEAGPRVLPALPERVSLPVAERLVHEGVRVMCGSAVTLVDEEGLQLANGIKVAARLKVWAAGIRAPVFLASLGNLKTNRINQLEVSETLQTTQDPNIFAFGDCAACPNGHSGTNVPPRAQAAHQQAHFLAQAITRRIEGRPLPSFTYRDYGSLVSLSREGAVGTLMGNLMGSFKVEGWLARMFYISLYRMHQRSLFGTRRVVARMLADALGRSTEPRLKLH, from the coding sequence ATGCATCGTATTGTCATTGTTGGTGGTGGGGCCGGAGGGCTGGAGCTGGCTACGCAGCTGGGCCGGAAGCTCGGGCGCTCAGGGCGAGCAAAAGTCACTCTTGTCGATGCTCGGATGACGCATCTGTGGAAGCCACTTCTTCACGAGGTTGCCTCAGGCGCGTTGGATGCCGCAGAAAGTGAGCTCAACTATCTCGCCCAGGCTAGCTGGAATCACTTCCAGTTTCAGTTGGGGCGGATGACGGGTTTGGATCAGAAGTCCAGAAAGATCGAGCTTGCCCCACTGTACGATGAGGAGGGCAACGTTATTGCGCCCCGTCGCTCGATCTCCTACGACACCCTGGTGATCAGCGTGGGTAGCGGAACGAACGACTTTGGAACTCCCGGTGCAGCGGATCATTGCCTGTTCCTGGACGATCCCGATGCCGCCATTGCTTTCCAGAAGCGGCTGCTGAGCGAGTACATGGGCGCGCAAGCGCGCGGCAAGTCAGAAACACTGGAGGTTGCGATCGTCGGCGCCGGCGCCACCGGTGTCGAGCTGGCGGCCGAGCTGCGTGATGCTGCAAGGCAATTTAGCGCTTATGGGCTGGACAAGATCTCTCCCGAGAATCTGAAAATCACGCTTATCGAGGCTGGTCCGCGAGTGCTGCCAGCTCTGCCAGAGCGCGTGAGCCTGCCGGTCGCCGAGCGACTTGTACATGAAGGCGTTCGTGTCATGTGTGGCTCGGCTGTGACCCTAGTGGATGAAGAGGGCCTGCAACTCGCCAATGGCATCAAGGTTGCTGCGAGGCTGAAGGTATGGGCGGCGGGCATCCGTGCTCCCGTCTTCCTTGCATCCCTCGGGAACCTAAAGACCAATCGCATCAACCAGCTCGAGGTATCTGAAACGCTGCAGACAACGCAGGATCCGAACATCTTCGCATTCGGGGATTGTGCAGCCTGCCCGAATGGACACAGCGGTACAAACGTTCCCCCCAGGGCACAGGCCGCTCATCAGCAGGCTCACTTCCTTGCGCAGGCGATTACCCGCCGTATCGAGGGACGCCCGCTGCCCAGCTTCACCTATCGAGACTATGGATCGCTGGTGTCCCTGTCGAGGGAGGGCGCCGTTGGCACGCTGATGGGTAACCTCATGGGGTCATTCAAGGTCGAGGGCTGGCTGGCCAGGATGTTCTACATCTCACTGTATCGCATGCACCAGAGGAGCCTGTTCGGTACACGCCGGGTGGTTGCGCGCATGCTGGCAGACGCATTGGGACGGAGTACGGAGCCTCGCCTCAAGTTGCATTGA
- a CDS encoding carbon-nitrogen hydrolase family protein, producing MKIAAAKYVIGRPKTFAEFAARQRRILNDAREQGVELAVLPEYLSLELGSTLPEALQLSLRSTLESLQIYQSAWCELYSTLAVELGMTIQAGTFLTATSHGMYRNRAWWFTADGRSGWQDKLQLTGFEKQAVVIEPGDRIAAFEQDGKRVGIAVCYDSEFPLPVRLQQEAGVRLLLVPSCTDTDAGATRVDVGCRARALENRMFVAKAVTAGVADWSEALDVNTGEAMILSPMDHGFPSDGVLAATSDDQEWAIADIDFAALEASRARAQVAVDKDWDGQLRFHSVEVLN from the coding sequence ATGAAGATTGCAGCAGCTAAGTACGTGATCGGTCGTCCGAAGACCTTTGCCGAGTTCGCTGCGCGCCAGCGCCGAATTCTGAATGACGCACGGGAACAAGGAGTTGAGCTTGCAGTACTTCCGGAATACCTGTCGCTGGAACTGGGTTCGACTCTTCCAGAAGCTCTTCAGCTTAGCCTGAGGTCCACCCTGGAGTCGCTCCAGATCTATCAGAGCGCATGGTGTGAGCTCTATAGCACCTTGGCTGTCGAACTGGGAATGACCATCCAGGCAGGAACGTTCCTCACCGCAACATCCCATGGGATGTATCGCAACCGTGCCTGGTGGTTCACAGCTGATGGTCGCAGCGGATGGCAGGACAAGCTTCAGCTTACTGGCTTCGAGAAGCAGGCAGTTGTCATCGAGCCTGGCGATCGCATCGCGGCGTTTGAGCAGGACGGAAAGCGTGTCGGGATTGCGGTTTGCTATGACAGCGAATTTCCGCTTCCTGTTCGCCTCCAGCAGGAGGCAGGGGTGCGCTTGCTGTTGGTGCCAAGTTGCACCGACACCGACGCCGGTGCCACCCGTGTCGATGTTGGGTGCCGAGCGCGAGCGCTTGAGAATCGGATGTTCGTGGCAAAGGCGGTCACCGCTGGCGTCGCCGACTGGAGTGAAGCGCTTGATGTCAACACCGGTGAGGCAATGATCCTCTCACCGATGGACCATGGCTTCCCCAGTGACGGCGTGCTCGCAGCGACCTCCGACGATCAGGAGTGGGCGATTGCTGACATTGACTTCGCAGCGCTCGAAGCAAGCCGTGCACGAGCGCAGGTAGCCGTCGACAAGGATTGGGATGGTCAGCTCCGCTTCCATTCCGTTGAGGTCCTGAACTAA
- a CDS encoding GNAT family N-acetyltransferase — translation MATNVRVEVLVGTEIEDWLDRVAQLRIEIFSSYPYLYEGDMDYERHYLRNYATSDGGIVVLARDGRDVVGASTGLPLLSADAAFIRPFQEHGPRPEEVFYCGESVLRPEYRGAGLGHVFFDRREEQARRKGFKWSSFASVVRSETDPLRPPGYRSNEGFWTRRGYAQQSAMKVALPWRQHGATHETEQTLSLWLRSLEDVT, via the coding sequence ATGGCTACCAACGTGCGAGTAGAGGTACTGGTCGGCACCGAAATCGAGGACTGGCTCGATCGCGTCGCTCAGTTGCGGATCGAGATATTCAGTAGCTATCCCTACCTGTACGAAGGAGACATGGACTATGAGCGTCACTACCTCCGCAATTATGCGACGTCTGACGGGGGCATCGTTGTCCTGGCCAGGGATGGAAGGGACGTTGTAGGTGCATCGACTGGCCTTCCTTTGTTGAGCGCCGATGCCGCTTTCATTCGTCCCTTCCAGGAGCACGGTCCCCGGCCAGAAGAAGTCTTCTACTGCGGGGAGTCCGTACTGAGGCCGGAGTACAGAGGAGCTGGCTTGGGCCACGTCTTCTTTGATCGAAGAGAGGAGCAAGCCCGACGAAAGGGCTTCAAGTGGTCTTCTTTCGCGTCGGTGGTTCGGTCGGAGACTGATCCGCTTAGGCCACCTGGATATCGAAGCAATGAAGGCTTCTGGACTCGCCGTGGGTATGCACAACAGAGCGCGATGAAGGTCGCTCTTCCTTGGCGGCAGCATGGGGCCACGCACGAAACCGAGCAGACACTTTCACTTTGGCTCCGTTCCTTGGAGGACGTTACATGA
- a CDS encoding ketosteroid isomerase-related protein, which translates to MSKFNYIEEYYQAFNRGDRDAMLSMLTDDVVHDLNQGSREVGIDAFRAFLSRMDSCYSEQLHDIVVMYSSDGARAGAEYVVHGLYHHTDEGLPAAAGQIYVLPGGAFFDIRDGKIARVTNYYNLEDWISQVHKAP; encoded by the coding sequence ATGAGCAAGTTCAACTACATCGAAGAGTACTACCAGGCATTCAACCGCGGTGATCGCGACGCGATGCTCTCGATGCTCACTGATGACGTTGTGCACGATCTAAATCAGGGGAGTCGCGAAGTAGGGATCGACGCATTCCGCGCGTTCCTGAGCCGCATGGATTCCTGCTACAGCGAGCAGCTTCACGACATCGTGGTGATGTACAGCAGCGATGGTGCGCGTGCCGGCGCGGAGTACGTGGTGCACGGACTCTACCACCACACGGACGAAGGTCTCCCTGCAGCGGCAGGGCAGATCTATGTTCTTCCCGGTGGCGCGTTCTTTGACATCCGTGATGGAAAGATTGCGCGCGTCACCAACTACTACAACCTGGAGGACTGGATTTCCCAGGTCCACAAGGCGCCCTGA
- a CDS encoding LysR family transcriptional regulator, whose translation MNSELDLLKTFRAAAEAPSFREAAVRLGSSPQAITRAIQALESHYGELLFHRSTRQVRITAFGEDLLHQLRPALEGLDKLWRPRTKATASQIVGTVRISAPHSMGSRAVLAALDTVTQSHPGIVLDVRLSDRVADAVDEGIDVGIRVGFMRDSRFIAKKAGEMRLHIVGSPALVERIGAPAETSELSRFPLVASVDINTGRPWPWYLAGGVQVAPTAPVFIADNADMEMAGVIAGLGFAQLADYMAAPLIQSGVLQRVMEEFDPAPWGLYVYRPQRGPVSPRVRVVFDALHSAVGALPSLTQMAPSPTSALTPSKAGKR comes from the coding sequence ATGAACAGCGAGCTGGATCTTCTAAAGACGTTTAGGGCCGCGGCTGAGGCGCCGAGCTTTCGTGAGGCCGCTGTTCGACTGGGAAGCTCTCCTCAGGCCATCACCCGAGCGATACAGGCCCTTGAAAGTCATTACGGGGAGCTGTTGTTCCACCGAAGCACACGCCAGGTTCGCATCACGGCCTTTGGGGAGGATCTCTTACATCAGCTGCGGCCGGCGCTTGAGGGCTTAGACAAGCTGTGGCGCCCGCGAACCAAGGCGACGGCCTCACAGATTGTGGGCACAGTCCGAATTAGTGCCCCTCACAGCATGGGCTCCAGGGCAGTTCTTGCCGCCTTGGATACAGTGACCCAAAGTCACCCGGGAATTGTCTTGGACGTTCGCTTAAGCGATCGGGTTGCAGACGCTGTCGATGAAGGGATCGATGTCGGAATCCGCGTCGGCTTCATGCGTGATAGCAGATTCATTGCGAAGAAGGCAGGAGAGATGCGACTGCACATCGTTGGCTCCCCCGCACTTGTAGAGAGAATCGGAGCACCAGCGGAGACTAGCGAGCTCTCGCGGTTTCCACTGGTTGCATCGGTGGACATCAATACAGGCAGGCCCTGGCCCTGGTACCTGGCTGGAGGCGTACAGGTGGCGCCGACAGCACCGGTCTTCATTGCAGACAATGCCGACATGGAGATGGCAGGGGTCATTGCGGGCTTGGGGTTTGCCCAACTTGCTGATTACATGGCTGCCCCACTCATTCAGTCAGGTGTTCTGCAGCGTGTGATGGAAGAATTCGATCCTGCGCCGTGGGGCTTGTACGTCTATCGGCCTCAACGCGGCCCAGTCTCACCTCGCGTCAGAGTAGTTTTCGATGCACTCCATTCCGCCGTCGGAGCACTACCAAGCCTTACGCAGATGGCGCCCTCCCCCACCTCGGCCCTAACGCCATCCAAAGCAGGGAAGCGCTAA
- a CDS encoding excinuclease ABC subunit UvrA yields the protein MPNATFGEASCSVAASGLVEVRGARENNLRDVDVSIPRNALVVFSGVSGSGKSSLAFGTIYAEAQRRYFESVAPYARRLIDQAGVPDVDSIDGLPPAVALQQQRGASNARSSVGSVTTLSSLIRMMYSRAGAYPADQPMLYAEDFSPNTPQGACATCHGLGHVYEVTEALMVPDPKLSIRERAIASWPPAWHGQNLRDILVTLGYDIDRPWKDLPKKDRDWILFTEESPTVPVYAGFTPAETRAALKRKTEPSYMGTFTGARRYVLHTFANTQSALMRRRVSRYMEGKLCPTCHGKRLKAESLSVTFAGVDIGQFMQMPLDQLASLLEPISQGDFSAHAGGGKANKEATRRDRADRAASGRAVHAVSPDVRRTSALSEEKRLAAQRLASGVMSRISQLRGLGLGYLTLDRATPTLSAGELQRLRLATQLSSLLFGVVYVLDEPSAGLHPSDSQALYDALDRLRDGGNSVFVVEHDLELMRRAQWLVDVGPEAGERGGKVLYSGEPDGLRDIDESRTALYLFDKVPPPSGQERQASGWLELQGIQRHNLKRIDAKIPLGILTAVTGISGSGKSSLVAQALPELMMLQLGHEPEDDAVETGAADGPTVIETTGGHLGGDVDAIQRLVQVDQKPIGRTPRSNLATYTGLFDHVRKLFAATPDARRRRYDAGRFSFNVAKGRCETCEGEGFVSVELLFMPSVYAPCPTCHGARYNEATLKVLWNGKNIADVLRMTVEDAREFFGDEDAIARPLQLLKEIGLGYLRLGQPATELSGGEAQRIKLATELQRSQRGRTLYVLDEPTTGLHASDADRLLVQLQRLVDAGNTVVMIEHDMRAVAQADWVIDVGPGAGDAGGQIVAAGTPKQVARVKRSRTAPFLAEELARAG from the coding sequence ATGCCAAACGCCACATTCGGTGAAGCTTCCTGCAGTGTCGCAGCAAGCGGCCTTGTAGAGGTGCGCGGTGCGCGTGAGAACAACCTTAGAGACGTTGATGTCTCAATTCCTCGCAACGCACTGGTCGTCTTTTCCGGTGTATCCGGTTCCGGGAAGTCATCTCTTGCATTCGGGACAATCTATGCGGAAGCTCAAAGGAGGTACTTTGAGTCCGTTGCTCCCTATGCTCGACGCCTAATCGATCAGGCAGGCGTCCCTGATGTTGACTCCATCGATGGACTCCCGCCGGCAGTAGCGCTGCAGCAGCAGCGTGGTGCCAGCAATGCGCGATCTTCGGTGGGTAGCGTCACCACGCTATCCAGCCTCATTCGTATGATGTATTCCCGCGCGGGAGCATATCCGGCTGATCAGCCTATGCTTTATGCCGAGGACTTCTCACCCAATACTCCCCAGGGCGCATGCGCGACCTGCCATGGCCTTGGCCATGTGTACGAGGTGACAGAGGCCCTCATGGTGCCGGATCCAAAGCTGAGCATCCGTGAGCGTGCCATTGCTTCGTGGCCACCTGCATGGCACGGGCAGAACCTTCGCGACATTCTGGTGACGCTGGGCTACGACATTGATAGGCCTTGGAAGGACCTTCCCAAGAAAGACCGCGATTGGATTCTGTTTACCGAGGAGTCGCCCACTGTGCCGGTCTATGCTGGGTTCACGCCGGCGGAGACGCGTGCGGCCCTGAAGCGTAAAACTGAGCCGAGCTACATGGGAACCTTCACTGGCGCCCGTAGGTATGTCCTGCACACGTTTGCTAACACGCAAAGTGCCCTGATGAGGCGCCGCGTATCGCGATACATGGAGGGTAAGCTTTGTCCCACCTGCCATGGCAAGCGCCTTAAGGCAGAGTCGCTGTCAGTGACATTTGCGGGTGTGGACATTGGTCAATTCATGCAGATGCCTCTTGACCAACTGGCTTCCCTGCTCGAGCCCATTTCTCAAGGAGACTTCAGTGCTCATGCTGGCGGGGGCAAGGCGAACAAGGAAGCCACCCGTCGTGATCGCGCCGATAGGGCGGCCAGTGGGCGGGCGGTCCACGCGGTGTCTCCTGACGTCCGCCGGACCTCAGCGCTGTCGGAGGAGAAGCGCCTGGCCGCGCAGCGCCTCGCTAGTGGAGTGATGAGCCGAATCAGTCAGTTGCGTGGCCTTGGGCTTGGCTATCTAACTTTGGATCGCGCTACGCCGACATTGTCCGCTGGCGAGCTGCAGCGATTGAGACTCGCCACGCAGTTGAGCTCGCTGCTCTTTGGCGTGGTGTACGTGTTGGACGAGCCGTCGGCAGGTCTTCATCCCTCCGACAGCCAGGCTCTCTATGACGCCTTGGACCGCCTCCGCGACGGTGGTAATTCCGTATTTGTTGTGGAGCACGATCTGGAGCTGATGCGCCGTGCCCAGTGGTTGGTGGATGTTGGGCCTGAGGCGGGAGAGCGGGGCGGCAAAGTGCTCTACAGCGGAGAGCCGGATGGTCTTCGTGACATCGACGAGTCACGTACCGCGTTGTACCTCTTTGACAAGGTCCCGCCCCCTAGTGGCCAAGAGCGTCAAGCGAGTGGTTGGCTGGAACTTCAGGGCATCCAGCGTCACAACCTGAAGCGCATTGATGCGAAGATACCTCTGGGCATCCTCACCGCGGTGACCGGGATTTCGGGATCGGGCAAGTCCAGCCTCGTCGCCCAAGCGTTGCCGGAGCTGATGATGCTTCAACTTGGACACGAGCCTGAAGACGACGCGGTGGAAACGGGGGCAGCAGACGGGCCAACCGTCATCGAGACGACAGGGGGACACCTCGGCGGAGATGTCGATGCTATTCAGCGTCTCGTCCAGGTTGATCAGAAGCCAATCGGACGGACGCCGCGATCGAATCTCGCGACTTACACCGGCCTTTTCGATCATGTTCGAAAGCTGTTTGCCGCAACACCAGATGCGCGGCGTCGACGTTACGACGCAGGTCGATTCTCCTTCAACGTGGCCAAGGGACGTTGTGAGACGTGCGAAGGGGAGGGGTTCGTGAGCGTCGAGCTGCTGTTTATGCCTAGCGTCTATGCACCGTGCCCAACGTGCCACGGTGCGCGATACAACGAAGCTACGCTGAAGGTGCTTTGGAACGGTAAGAACATTGCAGACGTTCTGCGGATGACTGTCGAGGATGCACGTGAATTCTTTGGCGATGAGGACGCGATCGCTCGCCCACTTCAGTTGCTGAAGGAGATTGGCCTTGGATACCTTCGACTGGGCCAGCCGGCTACCGAGCTATCGGGTGGTGAAGCGCAGCGCATCAAGCTGGCCACAGAGCTTCAACGAAGCCAGCGCGGGCGGACACTGTATGTCCTGGATGAACCCACTACGGGCCTCCATGCCTCGGACGCGGATAGGCTGCTTGTGCAGCTCCAGCGGCTCGTTGATGCCGGCAATACGGTGGTCATGATTGAGCACGACATGCGTGCCGTTGCTCAGGCGGATTGGGTAATCGACGTGGGTCCAGGTGCCGGTGATGCGGGCGGGCAGATCGTGGCGGCAGGAACTCCAAAACAGGTCGCTCGCGTGAAGAGAAGCCGTACCGCCCCCTTCTTGGCTGAGGAACTCGCCCGCGCGGGTTGA
- a CDS encoding replication-associated recombination protein A encodes MADLFTAKPRAPLAELLRPKSLDEFVGQQHLLGPGKPLRLAFEARSLHSFIMWGPPGVGKTTLGRLAAMVTDSHFIAISAVLAGVKDIRQAIDDARAELDVRGRSTVLFVDEIHRFNKAQQDALLPHVESGLLTLVGGTTEHPGLAVNSALLSRAQVYTLEPLSDADLEKLYERARPHLRGVDLSDPALQLLKGFADGDGRRFLNLLEQVSTAASEKRVEEVDLEFAKRSTSPSLRRFDKGGDEFYWQLSAFHKSLRGSDPDASLYWLARILDGGGDVSQVTRRMIVMASEDIGNADPGALHLAIHAAQAYERLGSPEGEIVLAQAATYLALSPKSNASYAAWDLARAFVKEHGSLPVPMHLRNAPAKLMRQMGYRQAYRYAHHEPDGYAAGQTYLPEGVERPNWYRPTDRGAERALAERQAWQRALDEEASQTEADPSSGQ; translated from the coding sequence TTGGCAGATCTATTCACAGCGAAACCAAGGGCACCACTGGCCGAACTGCTACGACCGAAGTCTCTCGACGAGTTCGTTGGGCAGCAACACCTGCTGGGGCCGGGGAAGCCTTTGCGTCTTGCCTTTGAAGCAAGAAGTCTGCACTCCTTCATCATGTGGGGGCCCCCGGGCGTCGGTAAGACCACCCTGGGGCGCCTCGCAGCGATGGTGACTGACAGTCACTTCATTGCGATCTCCGCCGTACTCGCCGGGGTAAAGGACATCAGGCAGGCCATTGATGATGCGCGGGCCGAACTCGACGTCCGCGGTCGCTCCACGGTACTTTTCGTCGACGAAATTCACCGGTTCAACAAGGCCCAGCAGGATGCGCTGCTACCTCACGTTGAATCAGGGCTACTCACGCTGGTGGGCGGCACCACAGAGCATCCAGGACTGGCCGTTAACTCGGCGCTGCTTTCGCGCGCGCAGGTGTACACACTTGAGCCTCTGTCTGACGCAGATCTTGAGAAGCTCTACGAACGCGCCAGACCTCACTTGCGAGGCGTTGACCTCTCCGATCCCGCATTGCAGCTGCTGAAGGGCTTCGCTGATGGTGATGGCCGCAGATTCCTGAATCTTCTCGAGCAGGTCTCAACTGCGGCCTCTGAGAAGCGGGTGGAAGAGGTGGATCTTGAGTTTGCCAAGCGCTCCACCAGCCCGTCACTGCGTCGATTCGATAAGGGCGGGGACGAGTTCTATTGGCAGCTCTCCGCGTTTCACAAATCACTGCGTGGCTCTGATCCCGACGCCTCCCTCTACTGGCTAGCGCGCATTCTGGATGGGGGCGGGGACGTGAGCCAGGTCACACGTCGAATGATTGTTATGGCAAGCGAAGATATCGGAAATGCTGATCCGGGCGCTCTGCACTTGGCCATCCACGCTGCGCAGGCGTATGAGCGACTTGGCTCTCCTGAAGGTGAAATTGTCTTGGCCCAGGCTGCGACCTATCTGGCGCTCTCCCCCAAGTCGAATGCGTCCTATGCGGCTTGGGATCTAGCAAGGGCCTTCGTCAAGGAGCACGGATCATTACCAGTTCCCATGCATCTTCGGAATGCTCCAGCGAAGCTTATGAGGCAGATGGGGTATCGACAAGCATATCGCTACGCGCATCATGAGCCAGACGGCTACGCAGCTGGACAGACGTACCTGCCGGAGGGTGTGGAGAGGCCGAACTGGTATCGGCCCACTGATCGGGGAGCTGAGCGCGCCTTGGCTGAGAGACAGGCATGGCAGCGAGCCTTGGATGAAGAGGCATCGCAAACCGAAGCCGATCCCTCTTCGGGCCAGTGA
- a CDS encoding NAD(P)/FAD-dependent oxidoreductase: protein MIKTSRNRHQVVIVGAGFGGLEAATHLEGVDVDVTIIDRRNYHLFQPLLYQVAGASLSPSEIAWPIRYLFRDRPEVRTLMAEVEGVDKAARQVILQDGTRYPYDTLVLATGATHAYFGHDEWSKYAPGLKSLEDATTIRGRILSAFEQAELCNDPEVREALQTFVIIGGGPTGVELAGTIAELARGTLQDDFRSVDPSKTRVFLIEAGPRLLPVFPEKLSEYTRRALEKLGVSVLLGAPVTECASDGVMLNGKKLAASTIVWAAGVQASPAARWLDTESDRAGRAIVGPDLTVPGSPNIFVIGDTASSATADGKTVPGIAPAAKQQGKYVAGQIEGLITGARRTAAFKYRHQGNLATIGRSLAVIDMGKLKLSGGIAWWIWKLAHIYFLIGVRNRLSVAMSWVWNHSVGYRGARIILREKASNATSGSLDGKLK from the coding sequence GTGATCAAGACCTCCAGAAATCGTCATCAAGTTGTGATCGTTGGGGCGGGCTTCGGCGGACTGGAGGCCGCCACGCACCTTGAAGGAGTGGATGTCGATGTAACAATCATTGACCGGCGGAACTATCACTTGTTCCAGCCGCTGCTCTACCAGGTGGCTGGTGCGTCACTGTCACCGTCGGAGATCGCATGGCCGATCCGCTATCTGTTCCGTGACCGCCCGGAGGTCAGAACCCTCATGGCGGAGGTCGAGGGTGTGGATAAAGCTGCCCGCCAAGTGATCCTTCAGGACGGCACTCGATACCCTTACGACACCCTTGTGCTCGCTACGGGAGCAACACATGCCTACTTTGGGCATGACGAATGGTCGAAGTACGCTCCAGGCCTGAAGAGCCTGGAGGATGCAACAACCATTCGAGGCAGGATCTTGAGCGCGTTCGAGCAAGCGGAGCTCTGCAATGATCCCGAGGTTCGAGAGGCCCTTCAAACCTTTGTGATCATTGGTGGTGGGCCTACAGGTGTCGAGCTTGCCGGAACCATCGCGGAGCTGGCGCGTGGCACGCTGCAGGATGACTTTCGGTCAGTTGATCCCAGCAAAACCCGGGTATTTCTCATTGAGGCGGGTCCGCGGCTGCTCCCCGTCTTTCCTGAAAAGCTCTCCGAGTACACGAGGCGCGCCCTCGAGAAGCTTGGGGTATCCGTTTTGTTGGGGGCCCCTGTCACCGAGTGCGCCTCTGATGGGGTGATGCTCAATGGCAAGAAGCTGGCGGCATCCACAATCGTCTGGGCAGCGGGAGTTCAGGCGTCTCCAGCCGCACGTTGGCTCGACACCGAATCAGATCGGGCGGGGCGCGCAATCGTCGGCCCTGATCTAACGGTGCCTGGTTCCCCCAACATTTTCGTGATCGGGGACACTGCTTCATCAGCCACTGCGGACGGAAAGACCGTTCCTGGAATCGCGCCGGCGGCCAAGCAGCAAGGCAAGTACGTCGCGGGCCAGATTGAAGGGCTGATAACAGGGGCGCGGAGGACCGCTGCATTCAAGTACCGGCACCAGGGCAACCTCGCCACGATTGGACGCAGCCTTGCAGTAATCGATATGGGGAAGCTAAAGCTGAGCGGAGGAATCGCATGGTGGATCTGGAAGCTCGCTCACATCTACTTCCTTATCGGAGTGCGAAATCGCCTGAGCGTCGCAATGAGCTGGGTATGGAATCACAGCGTTGGATACAGAGGGGCTCGCATCATCCTCCGTGAAAAAGCAAGCAATGCCACAAGCGGCTCATTGGATGGGAAGCTGAAATAG